One genomic window of Glycine soja cultivar W05 chromosome 9, ASM419377v2, whole genome shotgun sequence includes the following:
- the LOC114368128 gene encoding uncharacterized protein LOC114368128, which yields MAVMASRYFEKMPPNSDGGCHSLTDGGRMTVMAMAAGDNDYRLRRQHCALRIWLQPLVNIYGRHLPIPSYHDIRVPLLKKEVEYTENLMKGHREQWVKYGCTIMSDAWTDQKQRCIINFLVNSLAGTMFLKSVDGSDFVKTCENLFELLDAIVKEVGEENVVQVVTDNESNYVLTDKLLEDKRKHIYWTPCAAHCIDLMLEDIEKLPLIRKTIRRAINLVGFIYAHSSTLNLLRNCTNKMELVRHAVTRFSTSYLTLERLHKEKANIRKMFISDEWILNKLSKEPKGKEAAKVVLMPSFWNSVVYTLKVMAPLVKVLHLGVGERKPAMGYIYEAMDKAKETIIKSFNNNESKYKDVFAIIDKRWNCQLHRPLHAAAHFLNPEFFYDNNDLEFDFEVTNGLFDCIKNILVVNVWVTNSKFEKLAIKILSLTCSASGCERNWNVFEQFEDIELESEEDEIMVNFEAFDGEEGEGDAPLPYDNNEDDYVGIEEDD from the exons CTTTGAGAATATGGTTGCAGCCATTGGTCAATATATATGGGCGACATTTGCCCATTCCAAGCTATCATGACATCAGAGTTCCACTCCTAAAGAAGGAAGTTGAATACACTGAAAATTTGATGAAAGGCCACAGGGAGCAATGGGTCAAGTATGGTTGTACTATTATGTCTGATGCATGGACTGATCAGAAACAAAGatgcatcattaattttttggttAACTCTCTAGCTGGTACAATGTTTTTGAAGTCTGTTGATGGCTCTGATTTTGTAAAGACATGTGAAAATCTTTTTGAGTTGCTTGATGCTATTGTGAAGGAAGTTGGAGAAGAAAACGTTGTTCAAGTTGTAACTGATAATGAGAGCAATTATGTTTTAACGGATAAGTTGTTAGAGGACAAAAGGAAACATATTTATTGGACTCCTTGTGCAGCTCATTGTATTGATTTGATGCTTGAAGACATTGAGAAGCTTCCCTTGATAAGGAAGACAATTAGAAGGGCAATTAATCTAGTTGGGTTTATCTATGCCCATTCCAGTACCTTAAACTTGTTGAGAAATTGTACAAACAAGATGGAATTGGTGAGACATGCTGTTACTAGATTTTCCACTTCTTATCTAACCTTGGAAAGGCTCCACAAAGAGAAAGCTAATATTAGAAAGATGTTTATTTCTGATGAATGGATCTTAAACAAGTTATCTAAGGAGCCTAAGGGGAAAGAAGCTGCAAAGGTAGTGCTCATGCCTTCTTTTTGGAATAGTGTGGTTTACACTCTTAAAGTCATGGCTCCACTTGTCAAAGTGCTACATCTTGGGGTTGGTGAAAGGAAACCAGCCATGGGCTATATTTATGAAGCAATGGACAAggcaaaagaaacaattatcaAGTCTTTCAACAATAATGAAAGCAAGTACAAAGATGTGTTTGCAATCATTGATAAAAGATGGAATTGTCAGCTTCATAGGCCATTGCATGCAGCTGCCCACTTCTTAAATCCAGAGTTCTTTTATGACAACAATGatttggagtttgattttgaggtCACCAATGGATTGTTTGATTGCATTAAGAA CATATTGGTGGTGAATGTTTGGGTCACAAACTCCAAATTTGAGAAGCtagctattaaaattttgagtttgaCTTGCAGTGCTTCAGGATGTGAAAGAAATTGGAATGTATTTGAGCAA TTTGAGGATATTGAACTTGAATCTGAAGAAGATGAAATCATGGTTAATTTTGAGGCATTTGATGGagaagagggagagggagatgcTCCACTACCTTATGATAACAACGAAGATGATTATGTTGGGATTGAAGAAGATGATTAG